Sequence from the Sinorhizobium meliloti genome:
CAAACGTTGGCAGTGGTGAGAAACGCTCCGTAATATTCGACGTTGACGGCCAGAAATTCAGCGGGGAGGCAACCGGTCAGCAGCTGGAGGGATTCGATGGAGCTTACGTTTGGGTCAACAATCCAGACTTCATCTACGATCTTGCCAAGATGAAGACGCTGACGATCACGCCGGAAGGGCGCAAGCCTTTTGCGCTAAGCCTTGCCGGAACCGACGCTGCAATGCAGGCCATGCGCGCCTGCCAGGAGGCTAACTAAGTAGGTATCGCCTGCGCGCACACTTGACTGCGATCAATGCGAGAGGATCCATGGAGTGGCATGCTCTGCACGCGGTAGAGCAATGCATGCGCGCGGTTTGCGCCGTCGCCTGGAGGGGAGCATGGCACCGATACAGGTTGGTCCCGGCCGTGCGTGTCGGTGTCGAGTGCTCTAAGCGACGTTGACGCAGGCTGTTGCCGCATCGAGCGTTGTCGATCTCAGATACGCTGCTGAATTGGTACCTTCGTTCACCTTGATCGGCGATCGAAACAGTTAAAGGAGCCGTCTCCAATATCAGATTCCAGTTTCGCCATGCTTCTCCGCGCCACACCGGCAACGCAGGTCAGCGCTCATCATTACTAACTTCCTGGGGCCCGGCGCTCGAAAGGTTGAGCAAATGTCAGCACCGTCAAGTGGCAAAAGCCTGGGTCTGGCCGCCTGTACCGCCATCGTCGTCGGTAACATGGTTGGCTCCGGCTTCTACCTCTCGCCGGCGGCAGTTGCTCCCTACGGCAATCTCGCTATCGTGATTTGGATCGTGATGGGAGCGGGTGCGATCTGTCTCGGGCTGACGTTCGCACGGCTCGCAAAGCTCTCTCCGGCAGTCGGCGGGCCTTATGCATATACGCGCCTTGCCTATGGAGACTTTCCGGGCTTTCTTATCGCTTGGGGATATTGGATTTCCATCTGGGCGTCCCTGCCCGTTATCGCCGTGGCGTTCGCCGGCGTGGTCATCGATTTTTTTCCGTTCCTCCGCGGGCGCGGAACGGCGACGCTGCTCACGTTGGGCGTGATCTGGCTTGTCGTGCTCGTCAACTTACGCGGCGTCCACGCGGCCGGGCTCTTTTCGGAAATCACCACCTACGCTAAGATGATCCCGTTCGGGGCCGTCGCGCTGCTGGGCCTGTTTTACATCGACTTCTCTCACTTTGCCGACTTCAATCCAAGCGGCCAGCCGCTCCTTCAGGCGAGCGCTGCGTTGGCGCCGCTTACCATGTTCGCCTATTTGGGGCTTGAATCTGCCACGGTGCCCGCTGGCGATGTGCGCGACGCCGAACGTACGATCCCGCGTTCAACGGTGCTTGGAATCGCCATTGCTGTAACGCTGTACGTTCTGGGCACCATTGTCGTTATGGGGTTGGTGCCGAGAGAGGAGCTCGTCCACTCGGTGGCGCCCTTCTCCGAGGCAGCAAGGAGAATGTGGGGACCGGCCGGTGAGCTAGCGATTTCTCTCGCAGTTGTCCTGTCATCAATCGGAGCGCTGAACGGCTGGACATTGCTGATGGGGCAGGTGCCAATGGCGGCGGCGCGAGACGGATTGTTTCCACCTCTGTTCAGCCGGCTCTCGGTGCGAAATGTGCCCGCCACGGGGATTGTCGTTTCGGCGACTCTGGCGACGATTCTCGTGCTCGTTCAGGCAGCCGGTTCCGAGGGCTTCTCATCCATTTATCGTCTATTCGTCGGCTTAAGCACAATGACCGCCGTTATACCTTATGCGTTCTGCGCTCTTGCCAGCAGTCTCGTCTCCGCACGGGTTAGCGGAGGGACTGTAATACCGCGTGTAACCCTTATCGAGCTTGTTGGTTTCGCTTTTGCAATTTTCACGCTTTACGGCTGTGGTGCGGAGCCTGTTCTCTACGGGCTATTGCTGCTGTTGCTGAGCATCCCCGTTTACATATGGCAGCGACGGCGGAGCTTCGTGCCGGGTGATGATCCTAGCCGGGGCCAGACGCCTGATTGATTGCGATAACTTAGAGCGGATGGGGGTGGAAAACCGCGTGCACCTTTCCTCATCCCGCTCCGGGCAGGCAGCAGCGCCTGGTACCGGTGTGTGGTTCGTTCCGTACCTCGAGGGCGATATGTTCAACGAGCAGACCTTCCTTCGGGCTTCCATCGCCGCCACCGTTGTCGTCGCGGCATTTGGAATTATCCTGGGACTTCTGTCCGGGTCATTCTCCATCACATTTGACGGCGTCTACTCGCTCGCCGATGCCGGAATGACTGTCTTGGCGCTTTGGGTTTCCAGGCTGATTGCGGTAGCGGCAACGGGCAATGCGTTGTCCGGCCGTATGCGGGAACGTTTCACGATGGGGTTCTGGCACCTCGAGCCGATCGTCTTGCTTCTCAACGGTACATTGCTGATGGCCATCGCCGTTTATGCGTTGATCAATGCGCTGACCAGCGTTTTGAAAGGGGGCCATCAGCTCCAGTTCGGCTTCGCCATTGCCTATGCTGCAGTGACCGTGTTCATTTGTACGATGATGGCGGTGATCGGTGCGCGAGCTAATCGCGGGCTTCGATCGAATTTTATCGCGCTTGATGTCAAGGCCTGGATCATGTCGGGGGGCATCGCGTCGGCGCTGCTGGTTGCTTTCATAATCGGCCATGCGGTCCAGAAAACGGCATTGCATTGGATGACCTCATACGTCGATCCCGTGGTGTTGGCTTTTGTCTGCATCGTCATCATCCCCCTGCCGATCGGTACGGTTAAGTCGGCTCTTGCCGATATCCTGCTGATCACCCCAAGCGAGCTCAGGGCTCGGGTGGAGCGCATCGCCGACGAAACGGTGCGGAAGCAGGGCTTTCTTTCTTACCGGGCCTACGTCGCCAGGGTTGGGCGCGCCAAGCAGATAGAGCTTCATTTCATCGTGCCCAGCAACCTTCCTCCTCAACCGGTAGAGTCGTGGGACCGAATTCGAGATGAGATTGGGATTGCTATTGGCGATGAAGGCCACAATCGCTGGTTGACAATCGCCTTTACCGCAGACGAGAGGTGGGCAGAGTGAGCACGAGCCCTGCCCGCGTCGTTGGCGTCGCCGTCGCCGATCCGTCGGCCGGTGCCCGATCGAACACGATTATCCGACCTGATTCCGGTAATGAGTATAAGCTCGCGGGCATAGGTTTGATCAGGATCAACGACGCGCCGGCGCCGCGCGTGTACGACTTACAACGAAAGCTGAGAATTCGCCGCCGCGTCCGCAGGAGCCTGGGACCATGGAGTTCTACAAGGCATTCCCCATCGCTGTCATCGATGAAGATTACGAGGGTAAAAACGCGGCCGGGCGGGGCATGCGCAGCCTCGCAGAGGCGATTGAAAAGGAAGGTTATCGGGTCGTTGGAGGGCTCACCTATGAGGATGCACGCCGCCTCGTGAACGTCTTCAACACCGAGTCCTGCTGGCTGATTTCAGTCGACGGGACGGAATCAAGTACGACGCGATGGGAGATTTTGGCCGAGCTGCTCGCCGCGAAACGCTCCCGGAACAACCTGCTGCCAATCTTTCTGTTTGGCGACGATACAACGGCGGAAATGGTGCCGGCGCCCGTGCTGCGCCACGCCAATGCCTTTATGCGTCTTTTCGAGGATTCTCCGGAATTCATGGCGCGCGCGATCGTGCGCGCCGCGCAGAATTATCTTGAGAGGCTTCCGCCTCCAATGTTCAAGGCGTTGATGGAATACACGCTTCACGGCGCCTATTCCTGGCACACGCCAGGGCACGGAGGCGGGGTGGCGTTTCGCAAGAGCCCGGTTGGCCAGCTCTTTTATTCGTTTTTCGGAGAGAACACACTGAGGTCGGACATTTCTGTGTCCGTCGGCAGCGTTGGTTCGCTCCTCGATCATGTTGGGCCGATTGGCGAGGGTGAGCGCAATGCCGCTCGTATATTTGGTGCGGATGAGACGCTGTTCGTTGTCGGCGGCACATCGACCGCCAATAAGATCGTATGGCACGGCATGGTCACTCGGAACGACCTCGTCCTCTGCGACCGAAACTGCCATAAGTCTATCCTGCACTCGCTGATCATGACGGGTGCAACGCCGATTTACCTGACGCCCTCACGCAACGGCCTCGGCATCATCGGGCCGATTGCGAAGGAGCAATTTACCCCAGAGGCAATTGCGCACAAGATCGCCGCCAGTCCGTTTGCCAGTGAGACGAACGGTAAAGTGCGCCTGATGGTAGTGACAAACTCCACCTATGATGGGCTCTGCTACAATGTAGATGAAATCAAATCGGCTCTCGGCGATGCGGTGGAGGTACTGCATTTCGACGAGGCCTGGTTTGCTTACGCCAATTTTCACGAATTCTACGATGGTTATCACGCGATCTCTTCAACGAAGCCCGCGCGCTCGCAAGACGCCATAACATTCGCAACCCAGTCGACGCATAAGCTGCTGGCCGCCTTCTCTCAAGCTTCAATGCTTCATGTGCAGCATGCCGTGGCGAAGCAACTCGACATCACACGCTTCAACGAAGCGTTCATGATGCACACATCGACATCGCCGCAATATGGGATCATCGCCTCGTGCGACGTGGCTGCTGCCATGATGGAGCAGCCCGCCGGGCGGGCGCTGGTACAGGAGACCATTGACGAGGCCATGAGTTTCCGTCGAGCCGTCAACGCCGTGCGGACACAGATGCAGGATTCCTGGTGGTTCGAAGTCTGGGAGCCCCCCATCGCGGATCGGGCACCGAGCGACGCCAGGTCGGATTGGCTTCTTAAGCCCAACGACGCGTGGCATGGTTTCGAAGACCTGGCTGAGAATCACGTGATGGTTGACCCGATCAAGGTAACGATCCTTTCGCCCGGACTCAATGCGGGCGGAGCGATGCTGGAGCATGGTATTCCGGCTGCAGTCGTCACGAAGTTCCTTTCTTCTCGCCGGATCGAAATCGAGAAAACGGGTCTCTACTCTTTCCTGGTGCTCTTCTCCATGGGGATCACACGGGGCAAGTGGAGCACCCTGATCACCGAGCTCTTGAACTTCAAAGACCTCTATGATGCCAATGCGCCTCTTTCACGCGCCCTTCCCGCCCTCGCGGCAGCCCATCCGGACGTCTACCGTGCAATGGGGCTCAGAGATCTTTGCGAGAAAATTCACGACGTGTACCGCAGCGACGACGTGCCGAATGCCCAGCGCGAGATGTACACCGTGCTGCCCGAAATGGCACTGCGCCCGGCGGACGCCTACAACCGCTTGGTCAAGGGGTGCGTCGAAAGCATCGATATCGACGAATTGATCGGCCGAACACTCGCAGTCATGATTGTACCCTATCCTCCGGGGATCCCGCTCATCATGCCTGGCGAACGGATCACCGCCGCCACAAGATCGATCCAGGACTATCTCGTCTACGCCCGGAGTTTCGACAGGAAATTCCCGGGATTTGAGACGGACATCCACGGGCTCCGTTTCGTCGCTAACCCGAGTGGACGGAGATATCTCGTGGATTGCATCGTCGAGGAGGGGCAGGATGATACCGCGTGATGTGAAGGCTCCGACCGTCCCCATTCCATTCCACAAGCTGCTTAAGGTCGTGGCATTCGTCGACGAACGCAATCTCGAAACGAAGAGACTTCTTGCGCACATTGTCGCGGAGAATTTCGAAGTCGAGTTGCGCGGCAGCTACAACGCCGACGTGTCCGAGGACGCTTCGGTTGGTGCCTATATTGGGACGGTCGAGGGCGGACGGCTCGAAGATGCCCGGAAGTTCGTCCGTGCGGTCAGAGACATCGGATTCCGCACGCCGCTATGGGCCCTCGCAGACTCCCACGGTATTGCGGACATTGCGGCGATTAAAATGGCCGGCGAAGTCGATGGCTTCGTTTATCTTGGGCAGCAGACACCGGCGTTCTACGCAAAGCAGATCATTTCAAGTCTGGTCAATTACGGCAAGACGCTCCTCCCGCCGTTTTTCGGCGGCCTCATGGCTTACGATGGAGAAGCCAACATCGCGTTCGACTGTCCCGGACACCAAGGCGGACAGTTTTACCGGAAGTCGCCCGCAGGCCAGCTCTTTTTCAATTATTTCGGCGAAAGCATATTTCGCGCCGATCTTTGCAATGCCGATGTCGACCTTGGCGACCTGCTAATCCATGAAGGGCCAGCGGCCGAGGCGCAGAAGAATGCGGCAAGGATTTTCGGCGCGGACCGGACCTACTTCATTCTGAACGGCACAAGCACATCGAACAAAGTAGTTACGAACGCGGTACTGCGCGCAGGCGACCTCGTGTTGTTCGACCGCAACAATCACAAATCGCTTCATCAGGGCGCGCTGGTGCAGGCAGGAGCGATACCAGTTTACCTGCCAACCTCACGCAACTCGTTCGGGATGATCGGTGCCGTGGACTGGGACGCCTGGGACGAAGCCAGCCTGCGCCGGCAGATCGAAAGGCATCCCCTGGTCGAGGACAAGACGCGAGCCAGTGCAGAGCGACCGTTCCGACTCGCCTGCATCCAACTTGCGACCTATGACGGCACTATTTACAACGTCCGCAAGGTGTTGGAACAAATCGGACACCTGTGCGACTACGTACTCTGGGACGAGGCGTGGATCGGCTACAACGCTTTCCACCCATTGTTTGAAGACCACAGTCCGATGCGGATCGACACGCTTGATGCCGAAATGCCGGGATTGTTCTCAACGCAATCCGTCCACAAGCAAGGGGCGGGCTTTTCGCAAGCCTCGCAGATTCACAAGCGCGACGAGCACATCCGTGATCAGCGCCGCTATGTCGAACATAAGCGCTTCAACGAGTCGCTTCTCATGCATGTTTCGACATCACCATTCTACCCGCTATTCGCCTCGTTGGACGTCAATGCCAAGATCCACGAGGGCAAGGCTGGTGAAATGCTCTGGGATCGCTGTATCGAGCTGGGTATCGAGGCACGCAAGAAGCTCAGAGAATTCACCCGGTACTACGAGTCGACGGGTGCGGGGCCCCAGGAGCAGTGGTTCTTCGACCCCTTCGTACCCGATGTCGTCACGATCTCGGGCTCCAAACATACCGAGGATGTTGTCGAGTCCCGTTGGGAGGCGCTCCCGACGGAGGTCATCAAACGGGAACAGCAGTGCTGGCGCTTCCGCCCAGGGGCTTCATGGCATGGATATTCCGGCTACTCCGATGGCTACGCAATGGTGGATCCAAACAAGCTCACGCTTCTCACTCCAGGCATAGACCGTGCGACCGGGGAGTATCGAGACTTCGGCATCCCGGCAACGATCGTTGCCAATTATCTTCGCGAACAGCGCATCGTTCCCGAGAAGTGCGACCTCAACAGCATACTGTTTCTGCTCACACCGGCCGAGGACGAGAGCAAGCTCAACACGCTGATAGCCAAGTTGGTGAAGTTCAAGAACTTATGGGATCGGGACGCACCTTTGGCCGAGGTTCTACCAACCGTGTTTGCGGCGAACAGAGAGCGCTATGCAGGATACACACTCCGGCAGGTCTGCAAAGAGATGCACGACTTCTATCGGCAAGCAGGGGTCAAGGAATTGCAGCGCCTCTGCTTCCGGGCGGAGAGCATGCCCGAGCCCGCAATGCCGCCGAAAGCGGCTTATGAAGCCCTCGTGGCAAACGAAGTTGATTATGTGGCACTCGACGAGGCTTTCGGCAGGATTTCGGCCACGCTCGCGTTGATCTATCCGCCGGGCATAGGCGTCATAGTCCCCGGGGAGCGCTGGGACGAAAGGGCGCGGCCGATGCACAACTATTTCCTGGCATTCCAAGAGTCCTTCAACCGTTTCCCCGGCTTCAATTACGAGGTCCAGGGTGTGTTTCAGGAGCGCGTTGACGGCCAGATCAAATTCTACACCTACGCCGTGCGCGAGTAATCGCCTCTTCCGAGGGAGGATCAGGTCATGACTGAACATTCGCTCAACGTTGCCATGGAAGCTTCGTCGAAGAAGAAAATGAACCTGGTCCAGCTCACCTTTATCGTTGCGGTGAACATGATGGGCTCGGGAATAATAATGCTGCCGGCGAACATGGCGCAGGTCGGTGCCATTTCACTTCTGTCCTGGCTGGTGACCGCGGTCGGCTCGATGGCGATCGCTTACGGATTTGCACAAGCCGGTCTATTCAACCAGCGTCCCGGAGGGATGTCGGCTTATGCGGAGGATGCCTACGGTAAACCGGGCTATTTCCTCGTTTTCTTACTCTACTTTCTTTCGCTCGCTGTCGGCAATGTCGCGATCGGCATTTCGGCCGTCGGCTATCTCGCCGGGTTCTTCCCATGGCTGACGTCCACGCCGATTGCGACTTGCGTGAGCCTGATCATCCTCCTGTGGCTTACGACTGTAGCTAACTTTGGCGGGCCGCGCGTCACGGGCCGTATCGGTTCAATCACGGTATGGGGAGTGATCCTCCCCGTAGGGCTGCTCTGTATTATCGGTTGGGCATGGTTCAGTTCGGAGGTTTTCGCGGCTGCCTGGAATCCCAATGGACTGACCCTCGTTCAAGGCATGGGATCGAGCATCTCGCTGACGCTCTGGGCGTTTCTGGGGATGGAATCGGCTGCACAGAACTCCGATGCGGTGGAAAATCCCAAGCGGGACGTTCCTCTTGCCTGCCTGTTCGGGACGCTCGGCGCCGCTATTATCTACATTCTCTCGACCACAGTCATTCAGGGGATCGTGCCGAACGCTGAGCTTGCCGCGTCGACGGGACCGTTCGCGCTTGCCTATGCCACGATGTTCAACCCCGCCATCGGATCAGTCGTCATGGCGCTGGCTGTTCTCGCCTGCGTCGGCTCGCTACTCGGCTGGCAGTTCACCATCGCGCAAACGGCGCGGGCCGCCGCGGACGAGCGCATGTTTCCGTCCCTTTTTTCGCGGGTGAACGAGATGGGTGCGCCCGTAACCGGGATGATCGTCATGGGCGTTGTTCAGTCTCTGCTGGCGCTCATGACGATTTCACCCACGCTCAACGAGCAGTTTGCAGCGCTCGTCAATCTGGCGGTCGTCACCAACGTGCTTCCCTACATCATCTCCCTTTCCGCACTCT
This genomic interval carries:
- a CDS encoding amino acid permease; protein product: MSAPSSGKSLGLAACTAIVVGNMVGSGFYLSPAAVAPYGNLAIVIWIVMGAGAICLGLTFARLAKLSPAVGGPYAYTRLAYGDFPGFLIAWGYWISIWASLPVIAVAFAGVVIDFFPFLRGRGTATLLTLGVIWLVVLVNLRGVHAAGLFSEITTYAKMIPFGAVALLGLFYIDFSHFADFNPSGQPLLQASAALAPLTMFAYLGLESATVPAGDVRDAERTIPRSTVLGIAIAVTLYVLGTIVVMGLVPREELVHSVAPFSEAARRMWGPAGELAISLAVVLSSIGALNGWTLLMGQVPMAAARDGLFPPLFSRLSVRNVPATGIVVSATLATILVLVQAAGSEGFSSIYRLFVGLSTMTAVIPYAFCALASSLVSARVSGGTVIPRVTLIELVGFAFAIFTLYGCGAEPVLYGLLLLLLSIPVYIWQRRRSFVPGDDPSRGQTPD
- a CDS encoding cation diffusion facilitator family transporter — encoded protein: MFNEQTFLRASIAATVVVAAFGIILGLLSGSFSITFDGVYSLADAGMTVLALWVSRLIAVAATGNALSGRMRERFTMGFWHLEPIVLLLNGTLLMAIAVYALINALTSVLKGGHQLQFGFAIAYAAVTVFICTMMAVIGARANRGLRSNFIALDVKAWIMSGGIASALLVAFIIGHAVQKTALHWMTSYVDPVVLAFVCIVIIPLPIGTVKSALADILLITPSELRARVERIADETVRKQGFLSYRAYVARVGRAKQIELHFIVPSNLPPQPVESWDRIRDEIGIAIGDEGHNRWLTIAFTADERWAE
- a CDS encoding arginine/lysine/ornithine decarboxylase; its protein translation is MEFYKAFPIAVIDEDYEGKNAAGRGMRSLAEAIEKEGYRVVGGLTYEDARRLVNVFNTESCWLISVDGTESSTTRWEILAELLAAKRSRNNLLPIFLFGDDTTAEMVPAPVLRHANAFMRLFEDSPEFMARAIVRAAQNYLERLPPPMFKALMEYTLHGAYSWHTPGHGGGVAFRKSPVGQLFYSFFGENTLRSDISVSVGSVGSLLDHVGPIGEGERNAARIFGADETLFVVGGTSTANKIVWHGMVTRNDLVLCDRNCHKSILHSLIMTGATPIYLTPSRNGLGIIGPIAKEQFTPEAIAHKIAASPFASETNGKVRLMVVTNSTYDGLCYNVDEIKSALGDAVEVLHFDEAWFAYANFHEFYDGYHAISSTKPARSQDAITFATQSTHKLLAAFSQASMLHVQHAVAKQLDITRFNEAFMMHTSTSPQYGIIASCDVAAAMMEQPAGRALVQETIDEAMSFRRAVNAVRTQMQDSWWFEVWEPPIADRAPSDARSDWLLKPNDAWHGFEDLAENHVMVDPIKVTILSPGLNAGGAMLEHGIPAAVVTKFLSSRRIEIEKTGLYSFLVLFSMGITRGKWSTLITELLNFKDLYDANAPLSRALPALAAAHPDVYRAMGLRDLCEKIHDVYRSDDVPNAQREMYTVLPEMALRPADAYNRLVKGCVESIDIDELIGRTLAVMIVPYPPGIPLIMPGERITAATRSIQDYLVYARSFDRKFPGFETDIHGLRFVANPSGRRYLVDCIVEEGQDDTA
- the speC gene encoding ornithine decarboxylase, which translates into the protein MIPRDVKAPTVPIPFHKLLKVVAFVDERNLETKRLLAHIVAENFEVELRGSYNADVSEDASVGAYIGTVEGGRLEDARKFVRAVRDIGFRTPLWALADSHGIADIAAIKMAGEVDGFVYLGQQTPAFYAKQIISSLVNYGKTLLPPFFGGLMAYDGEANIAFDCPGHQGGQFYRKSPAGQLFFNYFGESIFRADLCNADVDLGDLLIHEGPAAEAQKNAARIFGADRTYFILNGTSTSNKVVTNAVLRAGDLVLFDRNNHKSLHQGALVQAGAIPVYLPTSRNSFGMIGAVDWDAWDEASLRRQIERHPLVEDKTRASAERPFRLACIQLATYDGTIYNVRKVLEQIGHLCDYVLWDEAWIGYNAFHPLFEDHSPMRIDTLDAEMPGLFSTQSVHKQGAGFSQASQIHKRDEHIRDQRRYVEHKRFNESLLMHVSTSPFYPLFASLDVNAKIHEGKAGEMLWDRCIELGIEARKKLREFTRYYESTGAGPQEQWFFDPFVPDVVTISGSKHTEDVVESRWEALPTEVIKREQQCWRFRPGASWHGYSGYSDGYAMVDPNKLTLLTPGIDRATGEYRDFGIPATIVANYLREQRIVPEKCDLNSILFLLTPAEDESKLNTLIAKLVKFKNLWDRDAPLAEVLPTVFAANRERYAGYTLRQVCKEMHDFYRQAGVKELQRLCFRAESMPEPAMPPKAAYEALVANEVDYVALDEAFGRISATLALIYPPGIGVIVPGERWDERARPMHNYFLAFQESFNRFPGFNYEVQGVFQERVDGQIKFYTYAVRE
- the potE gene encoding putrescine-ornithine antiporter, with the protein product MTEHSLNVAMEASSKKKMNLVQLTFIVAVNMMGSGIIMLPANMAQVGAISLLSWLVTAVGSMAIAYGFAQAGLFNQRPGGMSAYAEDAYGKPGYFLVFLLYFLSLAVGNVAIGISAVGYLAGFFPWLTSTPIATCVSLIILLWLTTVANFGGPRVTGRIGSITVWGVILPVGLLCIIGWAWFSSEVFAAAWNPNGLTLVQGMGSSISLTLWAFLGMESAAQNSDAVENPKRDVPLACLFGTLGAAIIYILSTTVIQGIVPNAELAASTGPFALAYATMFNPAIGSVVMALAVLACVGSLLGWQFTIAQTARAAADERMFPSLFSRVNEMGAPVTGMIVMGVVQSLLALMTISPTLNEQFAALVNLAVVTNVLPYIISLSALFVMMRAAGVSESKFRLNSSIAIVGMLYSVFAIYASGKDAVLGGMLVTGIAFIIYGLIAPRFTPRPGIVGTA